From the genome of Thermoflexus hugenholtzii, one region includes:
- a CDS encoding dihydroorotate dehydrogenase-like protein has product MVDLSTRYLGFHLRNPLIASSSPLTEDLETLRRLEEAGIAAVVLPSLFEEQIIEESERLDYGLSYGEESFAEALRYFPDLHHYNMGPEGYLEHIRRAKAALSIPVIASLNGVTTGGWIRYARLMEEAGADALELNIYYLPTSPDESSQAVEENYVRLVRDVVASVRIPVAVKLSPYFSSLPYMARRFEEAGAAALVLFNRFYQPDIDLEALEVVPNLVLSTSYELRERLRWVAILYPQVRLDLAITGGVHTAEDVLKAMMVGAKAVTMASALLRHGPDHVRRLLEDIRRWMEEHEYVSIEQMQGSMCRQRAANPAAYERANYMRVLSSFPRPR; this is encoded by the coding sequence ATGGTCGATCTCTCCACCCGCTATTTGGGGTTTCACCTGCGGAATCCCCTCATCGCCTCATCCTCTCCGCTGACGGAGGACCTGGAGACCCTCCGCCGTCTGGAGGAGGCGGGGATCGCTGCGGTGGTGTTGCCTTCCCTGTTCGAGGAGCAGATCATCGAGGAAAGCGAGCGCCTGGACTACGGGCTCTCTTACGGGGAGGAGAGCTTCGCCGAGGCCCTGCGTTATTTCCCCGATCTTCACCACTACAATATGGGGCCCGAGGGCTATCTCGAGCACATCCGGCGGGCCAAGGCGGCCCTCTCCATCCCCGTCATCGCCAGCCTGAACGGCGTGACCACCGGCGGGTGGATCCGCTATGCGCGGCTGATGGAGGAGGCCGGCGCGGACGCCCTGGAGCTGAACATCTACTACCTGCCCACATCCCCCGATGAGAGCAGCCAGGCGGTGGAGGAAAATTACGTCCGGCTGGTGCGGGATGTGGTCGCCTCCGTGCGCATCCCGGTGGCCGTCAAGCTGAGCCCTTACTTCAGCTCCCTCCCTTATATGGCCCGGCGGTTCGAGGAGGCAGGCGCCGCCGCCCTGGTGCTCTTCAACCGGTTTTATCAGCCGGACATCGACCTGGAGGCCCTGGAGGTGGTGCCCAACCTGGTGCTCAGCACCTCTTATGAGCTCCGGGAGCGGCTGCGCTGGGTGGCCATCCTGTATCCTCAGGTGCGCCTGGATCTGGCCATCACGGGGGGTGTGCACACGGCGGAGGATGTGCTGAAGGCGATGATGGTGGGGGCGAAGGCCGTCACCATGGCCTCAGCGCTGCTGCGCCACGGGCCGGATCACGTGCGGCGGCTGCTGGAGGACATCCGCCGATGGATGGAGGAACACGAATACGTTTCCATCGAGCAGATGCAGGGGAGCATGTGCCGACAACGGGCCGCCAACCCGGCCGCCTATGAGCGGGCGAACTATATGCGGGTGTTGAGCTCCTTCCCGCGGCCGCGGTGA
- a CDS encoding electron transfer flavoprotein subunit beta/FixA family protein: MQTMVSPNGRDWHFVVCMKVVPKPEEVRVDPETRRLDRAGARSEINPPDMNALEMALQLKDRFGGRVSIVSMGPPFFEPYLRVGLAMGADHIYLLSDRRFGGADTLATTYTLARGIEKLGPVDLVFCGEESSDGATGQVPPGLAEWLGFHQITLVTQIELDPWRRVVRGRRERPGGYEILEVPLPAVISVKTGCNEPRFMDYRRKPWAFAPERVTVWSAADLEVDEAFIGAAGSPTQVSGLAQAPSRERRRIRLEGSPEEVARQLAERLRELLG; encoded by the coding sequence ATGCAGACGATGGTGAGCCCGAACGGCCGGGACTGGCATTTCGTGGTCTGCATGAAGGTGGTGCCCAAGCCGGAGGAGGTGCGGGTGGACCCGGAGACCCGGCGGCTGGATCGGGCAGGGGCCCGCTCGGAGATCAACCCGCCGGATATGAATGCCCTGGAGATGGCCCTGCAGCTCAAGGATCGCTTCGGGGGGCGGGTCTCCATCGTCTCCATGGGCCCGCCCTTCTTTGAGCCCTATCTCCGGGTGGGGCTCGCCATGGGGGCCGATCACATCTACCTGCTCAGCGACCGCCGGTTCGGGGGCGCTGACACCCTGGCCACCACCTACACCCTGGCCCGGGGGATCGAGAAGCTGGGACCGGTGGATCTGGTCTTCTGCGGGGAGGAGTCGTCGGATGGGGCCACCGGCCAGGTGCCGCCCGGGCTGGCCGAGTGGCTGGGCTTCCATCAGATCACCCTGGTCACGCAGATCGAGCTGGATCCCTGGCGGCGGGTGGTACGGGGGCGTCGGGAGCGGCCCGGCGGGTATGAGATCCTGGAGGTCCCCCTCCCGGCGGTGATCTCGGTCAAGACGGGATGCAACGAGCCCCGTTTCATGGACTACCGGCGGAAGCCATGGGCCTTCGCGCCGGAGCGGGTGACCGTCTGGAGCGCAGCGGATTTGGAGGTCGATGAGGCCTTCATCGGGGCCGCCGGTTCCCCCACGCAGGTCTCCGGGCTGGCCCAGGCCCCCTCCCGGGAGCGCCGGCGCATCCGGCTGGAGGGAAGCCCGGAGGAGGTGGCCCGTCAGCTGGCCGAGCGACTGCGGGAGCTGCTGGGATAG
- a CDS encoding electron transfer flavoprotein subunit alpha/FixB family protein, which produces MAASLYGPDEAQPAIWVYLEQEQAVLERVSLELLSKARELADGIGWRVAGLLLGHRVKPLVEQAFAWGADEVWVADHPLLEPFTVEAHTAMAFRALMQGRPSVFLCGATPNGRDLAGRLAVRLRTGLTADCTDLRLDPEQGGLLIGEVTGFGGGVVALITMPHHRPQMATVRPGVFPLAAPQAGRPGAVIPLDVDLRPEDLHTRVVERVIGQGVDLTQAPVLVVGGRGIHGRFDLLRELAELLGGEVGATRPPVDEGLIGRERQVGQTGVVCRPKVAIVCGASGAFQFVVGIQNAGTVIAVNNDPEAPIFEFADYGVVGDALQVIPALIEALRAERMAVEGGPARG; this is translated from the coding sequence ATGGCGGCTTCCCTCTACGGTCCCGATGAGGCGCAACCCGCGATCTGGGTCTATCTGGAGCAGGAACAGGCCGTCCTGGAGCGGGTGTCCCTGGAGTTGCTCTCCAAGGCCCGGGAGCTGGCGGATGGGATCGGCTGGCGGGTGGCCGGCCTGCTCCTCGGCCATCGGGTGAAGCCCCTGGTGGAGCAGGCCTTCGCCTGGGGGGCGGATGAGGTGTGGGTGGCGGATCATCCCCTCCTCGAGCCCTTCACGGTCGAGGCCCACACGGCGATGGCGTTCCGGGCCCTGATGCAGGGGCGGCCCAGCGTCTTCCTGTGCGGCGCCACTCCCAACGGACGGGACCTGGCCGGGCGTCTGGCCGTGCGGTTGCGGACCGGCCTCACCGCCGACTGCACCGATCTGCGCCTGGATCCGGAGCAGGGCGGGTTGCTGATCGGAGAGGTCACCGGATTCGGCGGGGGCGTGGTGGCCCTCATCACCATGCCTCATCACCGCCCCCAGATGGCCACCGTGCGGCCGGGTGTCTTCCCCCTCGCCGCCCCTCAGGCCGGGCGGCCGGGCGCGGTGATCCCTCTCGATGTGGATCTGCGACCGGAGGATCTCCACACCCGGGTGGTGGAGCGGGTGATCGGCCAGGGGGTGGATCTCACCCAGGCGCCGGTCCTGGTGGTGGGAGGGCGAGGGATCCACGGACGGTTTGATCTGCTCCGGGAGCTGGCGGAGCTGCTCGGCGGAGAGGTGGGGGCCACCCGCCCGCCGGTGGATGAGGGCCTGATCGGCCGGGAGCGCCAGGTCGGCCAGACCGGCGTGGTGTGTCGGCCGAAGGTGGCCATCGTGTGCGGCGCCAGCGGCGCCTTCCAGTTCGTGGTCGGGATCCAGAACGCCGGGACTGTGATCGCGGTCAACAACGATCCGGAGGCTCCCATCTTCGAGTTCGCCGATTACGGCGTGGTCGGGGATGCCCTGCAGGTGATCCCGGCCCTGATCGAGGCCCTGCGCGCGGAGCGGATGGCGGTGGAGGGCGGCCCGGCCCGAGGATAG
- a CDS encoding (Fe-S)-binding protein: MLEMPVLTPDEALWERLFRETQGAMALCYQCGVCTAACPWGLVRHEPFSVRAMMRRAQVGLLDGDEHLWLCAACAQCEALCPRGVPVSEIFQSLREQAWETRRIPRGLSAVLWSVYWNNNPWFQPPSYRVRWARDLEVPRFDPAQHEVLYYVGCTSAYDRRAQKVARALVQLLRAAGVRFGTLGNDEPCCGEAVKSLGHRPYFYEIAQNNAKIFADAGVRELITTSPHCYDVFQNHYPRFQAEFRPYHYTQYLARLLEEGRLRFSREVRLRVTYHDPCYLGRRNGEYEAPRRILDAIPGLERVEMAHSGPEALCCGGGGGRMWLETRAGERFADLRVQEALQTGAQVIATACPFCMACLEDSLKGLGVQGIRVLDVAEIAAMAVSPSGTDLRI, from the coding sequence ATGCTCGAGATGCCCGTCCTGACCCCCGACGAGGCGCTGTGGGAGCGCCTGTTCCGGGAGACGCAGGGGGCGATGGCCCTCTGCTATCAGTGTGGGGTCTGCACCGCCGCGTGCCCCTGGGGCCTGGTTCGGCATGAGCCCTTCTCCGTGCGGGCCATGATGCGCCGGGCCCAGGTCGGCCTGCTGGACGGGGATGAGCACCTATGGTTGTGCGCCGCGTGCGCTCAGTGCGAGGCCCTGTGCCCCCGCGGGGTGCCGGTCTCCGAGATCTTCCAGAGCTTGCGGGAGCAGGCTTGGGAAACCCGTCGCATCCCCCGGGGCCTCTCCGCGGTGCTCTGGTCGGTCTACTGGAACAACAATCCCTGGTTCCAGCCTCCCTCCTACCGCGTCCGATGGGCCCGCGACCTGGAGGTGCCCCGCTTCGATCCGGCCCAGCACGAGGTCCTCTACTATGTGGGTTGCACCTCCGCCTATGACCGGCGGGCCCAGAAGGTCGCCCGCGCCCTGGTGCAGCTCCTCCGGGCCGCCGGCGTGCGTTTCGGCACCCTGGGCAACGATGAGCCCTGCTGCGGGGAGGCCGTCAAGAGCCTCGGACACCGCCCTTACTTCTACGAGATCGCCCAGAACAACGCGAAGATCTTCGCCGACGCGGGAGTGCGGGAGCTCATCACCACCTCCCCGCATTGCTACGATGTGTTCCAGAATCACTACCCCCGGTTCCAGGCGGAGTTCCGTCCCTATCACTACACCCAGTATCTGGCCCGCCTGCTGGAGGAGGGCCGCCTCCGGTTCTCCCGGGAGGTCCGGCTTCGGGTCACCTATCACGATCCGTGCTACCTGGGGCGGCGCAACGGCGAATACGAGGCTCCCCGCCGGATCCTGGACGCGATCCCCGGCCTGGAACGGGTGGAGATGGCCCACTCCGGTCCGGAGGCCCTGTGCTGCGGCGGCGGAGGGGGGCGGATGTGGCTGGAGACGCGGGCCGGCGAGCGGTTCGCCGACCTCCGGGTTCAGGAGGCCCTGCAGACCGGGGCCCAGGTGATCGCCACCGCCTGCCCGTTCTGCATGGCCTGCCTGGAGGACAGCTTGAAGGGTCTCGGCGTGCAGGGGATACGGGTGCTGGATGTGGCCGAGATCGCGGCCATGGCGGTCAGCCCCTCCGGAACGGACCTGCGCATCTGA
- a CDS encoding FAD-dependent oxidoreductase: MSDSVLVIGGGIAGIQAALDLANAGARVVLVEREPTIGGKMAILDKNFPTLDCSICIEAPKMSEVGLHPNIELLTLAEVERVEGHAGDFEVTIRQRARFVTDQCTRCGECVSVCPVVLPNEFDVGMAARKAIYTPIPQSVPGAYVIDIENCLNDPPHYLPCHRCVQACQPGAIDFLMPRERRLVRRVGAIIVAVGYETIDPRLLREFGYGTHPDILTALEFERLLTSAGPTGGEILRPSNGEHPHNILFVLCVGSRDRRFFRHCSRICCMYSIKHAYQAIDHGIRDVTVLYMDIRAYGKGFDGFWERTREAGARFVRGRPARIAPNGDGRIRVTYEDTERGVRVSEDYDMVVLATAVSPPDGLADLAQRLGIELDEDGFIRALEGVGGLVRTTRPGIYAAGCATGPKDIPDSVSEGSGAAALALSHLTRRHWPEPPQVEPITDIETPRVGVFVCHCGSNIAGVVDVERVVEFARTLPDVVYATHQMFSCAGNTQKEIEEAIRRERINRVVVAACSPRTHEAIFRGVLQRAGLNPYLLEMANIRNLDSWVHKADKEAATVKAMDMVWMAVEKARRLTPGEPSQLPLTQRALVIGGGIAGMTAAIALARQGFETHLVERSAELGGLLNQLDELSPSGLKARELVEAKKRELLQSGVHVHLGKQIETIGGVVGNFQARLSDGTTLQVGAIVMATGAEPYRPTEFGYGSDPRVITNLELEAMLRRGAVEAERITFVGCVGSRQGNMGCSRYCCTSMIGQALRLRRMGKKVRILYREIRTYSRNAEELYEQAMREGVQFFRYDPDRPPQEAIAFEDGHVIFYDHLSQAYLRLPTDLLVLAVGLRPAADGLAEQLRLSRSEDGFLMELHPKLGPAETATQGIYLAGTAQGPKDVREAIAQGLAAAAKAGALLARGVIEKEPLTARVDLEKCIGCMRCVKVCPFNAIEPTGPVKVGKVRIIEAACMGCGTCAAECPTDAIIMPFFTKEQILAQIDAALAERPEEKCLVFTCNWCSYAGADLAGIEKRQYPPSSRIIRTMCSGRFEEDFIARAFEKGAGAVLITGCRLTETGSDCHYNYANRQTWKRFQYWQRKFTRMGIEPERLQLRWISAAEGKEFAEKLREMDEVVRRYVRKLRGEAVPAPERAAQPAETAGGE; this comes from the coding sequence ATGAGCGATTCGGTCCTGGTCATCGGCGGGGGGATCGCAGGGATTCAGGCGGCGCTGGATCTGGCCAACGCCGGCGCGCGCGTGGTGCTGGTGGAGCGGGAGCCCACCATCGGGGGGAAGATGGCCATCCTGGACAAGAACTTCCCCACTCTGGACTGCTCCATCTGCATCGAGGCGCCCAAGATGTCTGAGGTCGGTCTCCACCCGAACATCGAGCTGCTCACCCTGGCCGAGGTGGAGCGGGTGGAGGGCCATGCGGGAGATTTCGAGGTAACCATCCGCCAGCGGGCTCGCTTTGTGACGGATCAGTGCACCCGCTGCGGCGAGTGCGTGAGCGTCTGCCCGGTGGTCCTCCCCAACGAGTTCGACGTCGGGATGGCGGCCCGCAAGGCCATCTACACCCCCATCCCGCAGTCGGTGCCCGGCGCTTATGTGATCGACATCGAGAACTGCCTGAACGATCCTCCCCATTACCTTCCGTGCCACCGGTGCGTGCAGGCCTGTCAGCCGGGGGCCATCGATTTCCTGATGCCCCGGGAGCGCCGCTTGGTGCGCCGCGTGGGGGCCATCATCGTGGCCGTGGGCTATGAGACGATCGACCCGCGGCTGCTGCGGGAGTTCGGATATGGCACCCATCCCGACATCCTGACGGCCCTGGAGTTCGAACGTCTGCTCACCTCCGCCGGCCCGACGGGAGGCGAGATCCTGCGCCCCTCCAACGGCGAACACCCCCACAACATCCTGTTCGTCCTGTGCGTCGGATCCCGGGACCGCCGGTTCTTCCGGCATTGCTCCCGCATCTGCTGCATGTATTCCATCAAGCACGCCTACCAGGCCATCGACCACGGCATCCGGGACGTGACCGTCCTCTACATGGACATCCGGGCTTACGGGAAGGGTTTCGATGGCTTCTGGGAGCGGACCCGCGAGGCCGGCGCCCGCTTCGTCCGGGGGCGCCCGGCCCGGATCGCGCCCAACGGGGACGGTCGGATTCGGGTGACCTATGAGGATACGGAGCGGGGGGTGCGCGTCTCGGAGGATTACGATATGGTCGTGCTGGCCACGGCGGTCTCCCCGCCCGACGGCCTGGCGGATCTGGCCCAGCGCCTGGGGATCGAGCTGGATGAGGACGGCTTCATCCGGGCCCTGGAGGGGGTGGGCGGTCTGGTGCGAACCACGCGGCCGGGGATCTACGCGGCGGGTTGCGCCACCGGGCCCAAGGACATCCCGGACAGCGTCTCGGAGGGGAGCGGGGCCGCCGCCCTCGCCCTGAGCCACCTCACCCGCCGCCACTGGCCGGAGCCCCCGCAGGTGGAACCGATTACGGACATCGAAACCCCTCGGGTGGGAGTCTTCGTCTGCCATTGCGGCAGCAACATCGCCGGGGTGGTCGATGTGGAGCGGGTGGTGGAGTTCGCCCGGACCCTTCCCGATGTGGTCTACGCCACCCATCAGATGTTCTCCTGCGCGGGGAACACCCAGAAGGAGATCGAGGAGGCCATCCGCCGGGAGCGGATCAACCGGGTGGTGGTGGCCGCCTGCTCCCCCCGCACCCACGAGGCCATCTTCCGCGGGGTGCTCCAGCGCGCGGGCCTGAACCCGTATCTCCTGGAGATGGCCAACATCCGCAACCTGGACTCCTGGGTGCATAAGGCGGATAAGGAGGCGGCCACCGTCAAGGCGATGGACATGGTCTGGATGGCGGTGGAGAAGGCCCGGCGTCTGACCCCTGGGGAGCCCTCCCAGCTGCCCCTCACCCAGCGGGCGCTGGTGATCGGCGGCGGGATCGCCGGGATGACGGCGGCCATCGCCCTGGCCCGCCAGGGCTTTGAGACCCACCTGGTGGAGCGGAGCGCCGAGCTGGGCGGCCTCCTGAACCAGCTGGACGAGCTCTCGCCCTCCGGCCTGAAGGCTCGGGAGCTCGTGGAGGCGAAGAAGCGGGAGCTCCTCCAGAGCGGCGTCCATGTGCATCTGGGGAAGCAAATCGAGACCATCGGCGGGGTGGTGGGCAACTTCCAGGCCCGCCTGAGCGACGGCACCACCCTCCAGGTGGGCGCCATCGTGATGGCCACAGGGGCGGAGCCCTATCGGCCCACGGAGTTCGGCTACGGAAGCGACCCGCGGGTCATCACCAACCTGGAGCTGGAGGCGATGCTCCGGCGCGGCGCCGTCGAAGCCGAGCGCATCACCTTCGTGGGCTGTGTGGGCTCGCGCCAGGGCAACATGGGCTGCTCCCGCTACTGCTGCACCTCGATGATCGGCCAGGCCCTGCGCCTGCGGCGGATGGGGAAGAAGGTGCGGATCCTCTACCGGGAGATCCGCACCTACAGCCGCAACGCCGAGGAGCTCTACGAGCAGGCCATGCGGGAGGGCGTTCAGTTCTTCCGCTACGATCCCGATCGACCGCCCCAGGAGGCCATCGCCTTCGAGGATGGCCATGTGATCTTCTACGATCATCTCTCGCAGGCGTATCTCCGCCTGCCCACGGATCTGCTGGTCCTGGCGGTGGGCCTGCGCCCGGCCGCTGACGGCCTGGCTGAGCAGCTCCGGCTCTCCCGCAGCGAGGACGGCTTCCTGATGGAGCTCCATCCCAAGCTGGGCCCGGCGGAGACGGCCACCCAGGGCATCTACCTGGCGGGGACCGCGCAGGGGCCGAAGGATGTGCGGGAGGCCATCGCTCAGGGCCTGGCGGCAGCGGCCAAGGCCGGCGCCCTCCTCGCCCGCGGGGTCATCGAGAAGGAGCCCCTCACCGCCCGGGTGGACCTGGAGAAGTGCATCGGGTGCATGCGCTGTGTGAAGGTCTGCCCCTTCAACGCCATCGAGCCCACCGGCCCCGTGAAGGTGGGGAAGGTGCGCATCATCGAGGCGGCCTGCATGGGCTGCGGCACGTGCGCCGCCGAGTGCCCGACGGACGCCATCATCATGCCCTTCTTCACCAAGGAGCAGATCCTGGCTCAGATCGACGCGGCCCTGGCCGAGCGGCCGGAGGAGAAGTGCCTTGTGTTCACCTGCAACTGGTGCTCCTACGCCGGGGCCGATCTGGCCGGCATCGAGAAACGCCAGTATCCGCCCTCCTCGCGGATCATCCGGACGATGTGCTCCGGGCGCTTCGAGGAGGATTTCATCGCCCGCGCCTTCGAGAAAGGAGCTGGGGCGGTGCTGATCACCGGCTGCCGGCTGACAGAGACCGGTTCGGATTGCCACTACAACTACGCCAACCGGCAGACCTGGAAGCGCTTCCAGTATTGGCAGCGGAAGTTCACCCGCATGGGCATCGAGCCCGAGCGGTTGCAGCTGCGCTGGATCTCGGCGGCGGAGGGCAAGGAGTTCGCGGAGAAGCTCCGGGAGATGGACGAGGTCGTCCGCCGCTACGTCCGCAAGCTGCGCGGGGAAGCCGTCCCGGCCCCCGAGCGTGCGGCCCAGCCCGCTGAGACGGCAGGAGGCGAGTGA
- a CDS encoding 2-oxoacid:acceptor oxidoreductase family protein produces the protein MRVEIRIAGFGGQGVVLAGYILGKAFAVYEGLEAVMTQSYGPEARGGSSSSNVVVSDEPIDYPFVLEPDVLILLSQEAYTRFRPTAKPDALVIIEEDLVQPWPEDRPLGIPATRLAEELGRRIVANMVVLGFLAGVWGQVRPESVEKAIETTLAPRLVPLNRKAFAAGYEYARTRFPSFRGAVPLESPEERPR, from the coding sequence ATGCGCGTGGAGATCCGGATCGCGGGCTTCGGCGGGCAGGGGGTGGTGTTGGCCGGCTACATCCTGGGCAAGGCCTTCGCCGTCTATGAAGGCCTGGAGGCGGTGATGACTCAATCCTACGGGCCGGAGGCCCGAGGGGGGTCCTCCAGCTCCAACGTGGTGGTCTCCGATGAGCCCATCGATTACCCCTTCGTGCTGGAGCCGGACGTCCTGATCCTGCTCTCCCAGGAGGCCTACACCCGGTTCCGCCCTACGGCCAAGCCGGACGCCCTCGTCATCATAGAGGAGGATCTCGTCCAGCCCTGGCCGGAGGATCGTCCGCTTGGGATCCCGGCGACCCGGCTGGCGGAGGAGCTGGGGCGGCGCATCGTCGCCAACATGGTCGTCCTGGGGTTCCTCGCCGGGGTCTGGGGACAGGTGCGGCCGGAATCGGTGGAGAAGGCCATCGAGACCACCCTGGCCCCCCGGCTGGTCCCCCTGAACCGGAAAGCCTTCGCCGCCGGCTATGAATACGCCCGGACGCGCTTCCCGTCCTTCCGTGGCGCAGTTCCCCTGGAATCCCCGGAGGAGCGGCCGCGATGA
- a CDS encoding thiamine pyrophosphate-dependent enzyme produces the protein MAHAWVAEKHPLDDLIRRDRMPHIWCPGCGIGIVMRCYAQAILESGIPVERHVVVSGIGCTARVPGYMNLDSYHVTHGRPIPFAIGLKLMKPELMVTVFSGDGDLAAIGGNHLIHAARRNVDIKVICINNFNYGMTGGQVGPTTPLGAKTTTTPYGNPEHPFNLPYLLAAAGAVFVSRWTTLHVRQIKQDILYSFRKPGFTFIEVLAPCPVGFGRPNDIEDGVEEMRLYRRRSVLVYRVPEEVPWEALEVDLREERPIYVGRFVDREREVFRPVRR, from the coding sequence ATGGCGCACGCGTGGGTGGCGGAAAAGCATCCCCTGGATGATCTCATCCGCCGGGACCGCATGCCCCATATCTGGTGCCCGGGGTGCGGCATCGGCATCGTGATGCGCTGTTACGCCCAGGCGATCCTGGAGTCCGGCATCCCGGTGGAGCGCCATGTGGTGGTCTCGGGCATCGGCTGCACGGCGCGGGTGCCCGGCTATATGAACCTGGATTCGTATCACGTCACCCATGGGCGCCCCATCCCCTTCGCCATCGGCCTCAAGCTGATGAAGCCCGAGCTGATGGTCACAGTGTTCAGCGGGGATGGGGACCTGGCGGCCATCGGCGGGAACCACCTGATCCACGCCGCCCGACGCAATGTGGACATCAAGGTGATCTGCATCAACAACTTCAATTACGGCATGACGGGCGGTCAGGTCGGGCCCACCACACCTCTGGGGGCGAAGACCACCACCACGCCTTACGGCAACCCGGAACACCCCTTCAATCTCCCCTATCTTTTGGCGGCCGCGGGGGCGGTCTTCGTCTCCCGGTGGACAACCCTTCATGTCCGCCAGATCAAGCAGGACATCCTGTATTCCTTCCGCAAGCCCGGTTTCACCTTCATCGAGGTCCTGGCGCCGTGCCCGGTGGGTTTCGGGCGGCCCAACGACATCGAGGACGGCGTGGAGGAGATGCGGCTGTATCGCCGCCGCAGCGTCCTGGTCTACCGGGTGCCGGAGGAGGTGCCCTGGGAGGCCCTGGAGGTGGACCTGCGGGAGGAGCGCCCCATTTACGTGGGTCGGTTCGTGGATCGGGAGCGGGAGGTCTTCCGGCCGGTGCGCCGATGA
- a CDS encoding 2-oxoacid:acceptor oxidoreductase subunit alpha — MTGRGVLTGVHFMHGDHACAEGAIAAGCRFFAGYPITPSTEIAERMAQRLPEVGGVFIQMEDEIASIMAVLGASAAGARAMTATSGPGFSLMMESVGLAAMLEIPCVIVDVQRGSPSTGLPTLPGQADVMQARWGSHGDYEIAAYAPWSPQEMFDLTVLAFNVADRFRIPVMVMADEVVGHMVERVVIPPEDQIPRWERKRPRYPAGNGFKPFLVEDEDLVPPMVHAGEGYRVHFTGLTHDERGYPDMSAETHHRLVTRLVEKVRRNAHQMIRYDTYALEDAKIVVISYGCTARSARRAVADARRMGIPAGLLRLISLWPFPAEVVRELAKQAEVFIVAEMNLGQMICEVERYVSQPVKGVFHAGGAMIPPDPILQAIREAAFHGARVGGGKASPG, encoded by the coding sequence ATGACGGGCCGGGGTGTGTTGACGGGCGTTCATTTCATGCACGGCGACCATGCCTGCGCCGAGGGGGCCATCGCTGCGGGGTGCCGCTTCTTCGCCGGGTATCCCATCACCCCCTCCACGGAGATCGCCGAGCGCATGGCCCAGCGCCTCCCGGAGGTGGGAGGGGTCTTCATCCAGATGGAGGACGAGATCGCCAGCATCATGGCGGTGCTCGGCGCCTCGGCGGCCGGCGCCCGGGCGATGACCGCCACCTCCGGCCCGGGCTTCAGTCTGATGATGGAGAGCGTGGGCCTGGCGGCCATGCTGGAGATCCCCTGTGTGATCGTGGATGTGCAGCGCGGCTCCCCCTCCACCGGGCTGCCCACGCTCCCCGGCCAGGCGGATGTGATGCAGGCCCGCTGGGGCTCCCACGGGGATTACGAGATCGCGGCCTATGCCCCATGGTCCCCTCAGGAGATGTTCGATCTCACGGTGCTGGCCTTCAACGTGGCCGATCGCTTCCGGATCCCGGTGATGGTGATGGCCGATGAGGTGGTCGGTCACATGGTCGAGCGAGTGGTGATCCCGCCCGAAGACCAGATCCCCCGCTGGGAGCGGAAGCGGCCCCGCTATCCCGCCGGCAACGGGTTCAAACCTTTCCTGGTGGAAGATGAGGACCTGGTCCCTCCTATGGTGCACGCCGGGGAGGGATATCGGGTGCACTTCACCGGGCTGACCCACGACGAGCGGGGCTACCCGGACATGTCCGCCGAGACGCATCACCGCCTGGTGACCCGGCTGGTGGAGAAGGTGCGGCGGAACGCCCATCAGATGATCCGCTACGACACGTATGCGCTGGAGGACGCGAAGATCGTGGTCATCTCTTACGGGTGCACCGCCCGTTCGGCCCGGCGGGCGGTGGCGGACGCCCGCCGCATGGGGATCCCCGCCGGGCTGTTGCGGCTGATCTCCCTCTGGCCTTTCCCGGCCGAGGTGGTGCGGGAGCTGGCGAAGCAGGCGGAGGTCTTCATCGTGGCGGAGATGAACCTGGGTCAGATGATCTGCGAGGTCGAACGCTACGTCTCCCAGCCCGTGAAGGGGGTTTTCCACGCCGGCGGGGCGATGATCCCGCCGGATCCGATCCTGCAGGCCATTCGGGAGGCAGCCTTCCATGGCGCACGCGTGGGTGGCGGAAAAGCATCCCCTGGATGA
- a CDS encoding ferredoxin family protein — MRVYARQPLNLTQVRIPRGQVFLIPERCKGCQMCVEFCPQQVLRMSSRMNSRGYHYPEIAPGKENACVHCEFCMMVCPEFAIFTLEVDSA, encoded by the coding sequence ATGCGGGTCTACGCTCGGCAGCCGCTGAACCTGACCCAGGTTCGGATCCCACGGGGGCAGGTTTTCCTCATCCCCGAGCGCTGCAAGGGCTGTCAGATGTGTGTGGAGTTCTGTCCCCAGCAGGTGCTCCGCATGTCCAGCCGGATGAACTCGCGCGGTTACCACTACCCGGAGATCGCGCCCGGCAAAGAGAACGCCTGTGTCCATTGCGAGTTCTGCATGATGGTCTGCCCGGAGTTCGCCATCTTCACCCTTGAGGTGGACTCGGCATGA